In Syntrophales bacterium, the following proteins share a genomic window:
- a CDS encoding 4Fe-4S double cluster binding domain-containing protein, with protein sequence MMSEDPKNDHRELIAAILRKWHIEYFGIADLDGISTPADNNGNQFPRAISFAVLMDPGIMASIRTGPNEQYAEEYRRVNDLINEIAVTLETTIRRAGFCGYMIPASDRTDPVNIKGDFPHKTAATRAGLGWVGRNCLLISKRHGPWLRLGTVLTDLPARCDLSVTKSYCGTCRKCVDACPAGALIGNAWQPGMPREDMLNVLKCDEWKKEYFFQFNEGHNCGICAAVCPFGK encoded by the coding sequence ATGATGTCGGAAGATCCAAAAAACGATCACCGTGAGCTTATTGCTGCCATTCTACGTAAATGGCACATTGAATATTTTGGCATTGCCGATCTTGACGGAATATCGACACCTGCCGATAATAACGGTAATCAATTCCCTCGCGCCATTTCATTTGCCGTGCTGATGGATCCGGGAATTATGGCAAGTATTCGCACCGGTCCGAACGAGCAGTACGCCGAAGAGTACCGCCGTGTTAATGACTTAATCAACGAGATTGCAGTAACCCTTGAAACAACAATCCGCAGGGCTGGCTTCTGTGGTTATATGATTCCCGCCTCAGATCGCACCGATCCTGTCAATATCAAAGGAGATTTTCCCCACAAAACAGCCGCTACCAGGGCCGGCCTCGGCTGGGTTGGCCGTAACTGTCTCCTTATCTCCAAACGACACGGCCCATGGCTCAGACTCGGGACTGTCCTCACCGATCTTCCTGCCAGATGTGATTTGTCAGTTACGAAAAGCTATTGTGGCACATGCAGGAAGTGTGTCGATGCATGCCCGGCAGGAGCGCTCATCGGTAATGCCTGGCAACCGGGAATGCCCCGCGAAGATATGCTTAATGTTTTGAAATGTGATGAGTGGAAAAAAGAATACTTCTTTCAATTTAACGAAGGCCATAATTGCGGCATCTGTGCCGCGGTATGTCCTTTTGGAAAGTAA